In Gossypium arboreum isolate Shixiya-1 chromosome 5, ASM2569848v2, whole genome shotgun sequence, a single genomic region encodes these proteins:
- the LOC128292657 gene encoding ankyrin repeat-containing protein BDA1-like, translating into MDERLKRAAETGNIDALYSFIHHDANVFKRIDKMEFVDTPLHIAAVTGNNGFAMEMMNLKPSFARKLNQDGFSPIHLALLSGKPEMVIDFLSIDENLVRLKGREGFTVAHYAARDVNVHLLSQFLDVCPDCIFDLTMRRQTALHIAAESKNFEAFKVMLEWIQKTFKDSRSTRIKILNLQDKDGNTVLHLAASNNQPEMIKLFVKCKEVDRKKINKLGFTAMDVLQRETLADNRTSVKILKSNPHRFSKFSNFNEILTDYFKEMKPETINALLVVFSLVLSMTYQAILSPPGGFAEDGAASSNNKDSREGKSVMTSTNFILFYISNGVAFFISFVIMISLFDVVAKNIMFCLWPLYLLMCISYGLASSTIAPSNSVSDFVVFAMIKLLIEYEEVDKNKINDRDFIAMDVLQRQTIADNTESVNILNSNPLTFQKLSKFKLLRHEIKDMRDETVVVLLIVFTLVLTMTYQGILSPPGCIFKGDAIAPTSSNHRARKSVMKASSFLLFYIPNEAAFLYLGSCHYYCWNS; encoded by the exons ATGGATGAAAGGTTAAAGAGAGCAGCTGAAACAGGAAACATCGATGCCTTGTATTCATTCATCCACCACGATGCCAATGTTTTCAAGCGTATAGATAAGATGGAGTTCGTGGATACGCCATTACACATTGCTGCAGTTACAGGCAATAACGGTTTTGCAATGGAGATGATGAACTTGAAGCCATCGTTTGCCAGGAAACTGAACCAGGATGGCTTTTCCCCCATTCATCTAGCCTTGCTTAGTGGAAAACCAGAAATGGTTATTGATTTTTTATCTATTGATGAAAATCTTGTCCGTCTTAAAGGGAGGGAGGGTTTCACTGTTGCTCATTATGCAGCTCGGGATGTAAATGTTCATCTTTTGTCGCAGTTTTTGGATGTTTGTCCCGATTGTATCTTTGATTTGACTATGAGGAGGCAAACTGCTTTGCATATTGCTGCAGAAAGCAAAAACTTTGAAGCATTTAAAGTTATGTTGGAATGGATTCAAAAGACGTTCAAAGACAGTAGGTCAACGAGAATTAAAATCTTGAACCTACAAGATAAGGATGGCAACACTGTATTGCACTTAGCTGCATCAAATAACCAACCAGAG ATGATCAAACTGTTCGTAAAGTGCAAGGAAGTCGACAGGAAGAAGATCAATAAACTTGGTTTTACAGCAATGGATGTGTTACAAAGAGAAACTCTTGCCGATAATAGGACGAGTGTGAAAATTCTGAAGAGTAATCCCCACaggttttcaaagttttctaactTCAATGAAATACTGACAGATTACTTCAAAGAAATGAAACCCGAAACAATCAATGCATTGCTCGTCGTATTCTCACTGGTCCTATCAATGACTTACCAAGCAATTCTCAGCCCCCCGGGCGGTTTTGCAGAGGACGGCGCAGCCAGTTCAAATAATAAAGATAGTCGTGAAGGAAAATCAGTGATGACCTCAACTAATTTTATTCTGTTTTACATTTCGAATGGAGTGGCTTTTTTCATATCATTTGTCATAATGATATCACTGTTTGATGTCGTCGCTAAAAATATCATGTTTTGTTTGTGGCCACTTTACTTGTTGATGTGTATCTCCTACGGGCTTGCTTCCAGTACCATAGCACCGTCGAATTCTGTCAGTGATTTCGTTGTATTTGCG ATGATCAAACTATTGATAGAATATGAGGAAGTGGATAAGAATAAGATCAATGACCGTGATTTTATAGCAATGGATGTGTTACAAAGACAAACTATAGCAGACAATACGGAGAGTGTGAATATCCTAAACAGTAATCCCCTCACGTTTCAAAAGTTGTCAAAGTTCAAATTACTGAGACATGAGATAAAAGATATGAGAGACGAAACAGTGGTTGTATTACTCATCGTATTCACACTGGTTCTAACAATGACATACCAAGGAATTCTCAGCCCCCCTGGTTGCATTTTCAAGGGCGATGCAATTGCACCAACTAGTTCAAATCATCGTGCAAGGAAATCAGTAATGAAAGCATCTAGTTTTCTTCTTTTCTATATTCCAAATGAGGCGGCTTTTTTATATCTTGGGTCATGCCACTATTACTGTTGGAATTCATAG